The following coding sequences lie in one Mycobacterium sp. DL440 genomic window:
- a CDS encoding ferredoxin reductase, with protein sequence MAKNSIKVSANVADTVRPTIAGAERRPGWNALRRIVGQVTTPLLPDDYLKLANPLWSARELRGRVVEVRRETADSATLVIKPGWGFSFDYQPGQYVGIGVLMDGRWRWRSYSLTSAPEKTPASTGHVVGTRTIAITVKAMPEGFMSTHLVDGLQPGTVVRLAAPQGNFVMPEPAPASVLFVTAGSGITPVMSMLRTLVRRDQITDIVHVHSAPTESDVMFGSELAELHDAHPTYRLLLRSTRTEGRLNLAQLDDVIPDWRERQVWACGPEGMLDDAERVWSVAGIADNLHLERFAVSRAAPHGAGGTVTFERSGKEITVDGATPLMDAGEQVGIQMPFGCRMGICQSCVVSLVDGHVRDLRTGVEHEPGTRIQTCVSAASGDCVLDV encoded by the coding sequence ATGGCCAAGAACTCGATCAAGGTCTCGGCCAATGTGGCCGATACGGTCCGCCCGACCATTGCCGGTGCCGAGCGACGTCCCGGCTGGAACGCACTGCGTCGCATCGTCGGGCAGGTGACCACACCGCTGCTGCCCGACGATTACCTCAAGTTGGCCAACCCGTTGTGGTCGGCGCGGGAGTTGCGCGGCCGGGTGGTCGAGGTGCGGCGGGAAACTGCCGACTCCGCGACGTTGGTGATCAAACCCGGCTGGGGATTCTCGTTCGACTATCAGCCCGGCCAGTATGTCGGTATCGGCGTGCTGATGGACGGCCGCTGGCGCTGGCGGTCGTATTCGCTCACCTCGGCGCCGGAAAAGACTCCCGCGAGCACTGGTCACGTGGTGGGCACACGCACCATCGCGATCACCGTGAAGGCGATGCCCGAGGGGTTCATGTCGACCCACCTGGTCGACGGGTTGCAGCCGGGCACGGTGGTGCGACTGGCGGCCCCGCAGGGCAACTTCGTGATGCCCGAACCGGCTCCGGCGTCGGTGCTGTTCGTGACGGCGGGCTCGGGCATCACCCCGGTGATGTCGATGCTGCGCACGCTGGTGCGTCGCGATCAGATCACCGATATCGTCCATGTGCATTCGGCCCCAACGGAATCCGATGTGATGTTCGGATCGGAACTGGCTGAGCTGCACGATGCGCACCCCACCTACCGGCTGCTGTTGCGCAGCACGCGGACCGAGGGCAGGCTGAATCTGGCGCAGCTCGACGACGTGATTCCCGATTGGCGGGAACGACAAGTGTGGGCGTGTGGGCCCGAAGGCATGCTCGACGACGCTGAACGGGTGTGGTCAGTCGCCGGTATCGCCGACAATCTGCACCTGGAGCGGTTCGCGGTGTCGCGGGCTGCCCCGCACGGCGCCGGCGGCACGGTGACGTTCGAGCGCAGCGGCAAGGAGATCACGGTTGACGGCGCAACGCCGTTGATGGACGCCGGCGAGCAGGTGGGTATCCAGATGCCGTTCGGCTGCCGGATGGGCATCTGTCAGTCGTGCGTGGTGAGCCTGGTCGACGGGCATGTGCGCG